One genomic window of Solanum dulcamara chromosome 12, daSolDulc1.2, whole genome shotgun sequence includes the following:
- the LOC129876630 gene encoding proline-rich protein 4-like: protein MGLHESLFGRILFGFSVSLLLFAVSFCYADDKTIQVVGIGECADCKESNIKTIHAFSGLRVTIDCKVGNGEIKTRGEGKLDKDGKFEVSIPKEMVKDGKLKEDCYAQLHSASAAPCPTHNGIEASKIVVTKSVNNEKHTLKPAENLKFSTALCTSAFLWPLFKFPPFPKFPPFPIYKKPFLPPIPTYNKPILPPIPIYKKPPLPPIPIYKKPLLPTIPLYRPIPPLFKKPFPSLPQP from the exons ATGGGGCTTCATGAGTCCCTTTTTGGCAGAATCCTTTTTGGATTCTCTGTTTCTTTATTATTGTTTGCAGTGAGTTTTTGCTATGCCGATGACAAGACAATCCAGGTTGTTGGAATTGGAGAATGTGCTGATTGCAAAGAGAGTAACATAAAGACCATTCATGCTTTTTCAG GGCTTCGTGTTACCATCGACTgcaaggttggaaatggagaaatCAAAACAAGGGGAGAGGGAAAACTTGACAAAGACGGAAAGTTTGAGGTGTCAATTCCTAAGGAGATGGTGAAAGATGGGAAGTTGAAGGAAGATTGTTATGCCCAACTCCATAGTGCATCAGCTGCACCATGTCCAACACACAATGGCATAGAAGCCTCCAAGATTGTAGTCACTAAATCTGTAAACAATGAAAAACACACATTGAAACCAGCTGAAAATCTAAAATTCTCTACAGCCTTATGCACTTCTGCTTTCCTCTGGCCACTCTTCAAGTTTCCACCATTTCCAAAATTTCCACCTTTCCCCATATACAAAAAGCCATTTCTACCTCCAATTCCAACCTACAATAAGCCAATTCTACCTCCTATTCCAATCTACAAAAAGCCACCTTTACCACCAATTCCAATCTACAAAAAGCCACTTCTACCTACTATTCCACTCTATAGGCCAATCCCACCACTCTTCAAAAAACCATTCCCTTCTCTTCCTCAACCATAG
- the LOC129876628 gene encoding translocon-associated protein subunit alpha-like, with translation MRSTMSIRVFSVFLALILFSSSFLQVARCQSNPETEVVEGTGEAGDLGIVNDDVQDFGSDSFSPAPGIETVCVFPKNPSKVVAAGEESELLVGMKNDGDSSLNIIAIQASVHLPFDHRYLVQNLSVQAFNNATVPPSAQATFPYIFAVSKFMQPGSFDLVGTIVYEIDQNPFQSTFYNGTIEVTELGGLLSVESVFLFCLGIALLGLLGFWIRGQIQNLSKKTKRAPNAKVEVGTATTDASTDEWLEGTAYTQSLSNKSKKKK, from the exons ATGAGATCTACAATGTCAATTAGGGTTTTCTCTGTTTTCCTGGCTCTCATTCTCTTCTCTTCATCATTTCTTCAAG TTGCTAGATGTCAATCCAACCCTGAAACAGAAGTGGTAGAAGGCACTGGAGAAGCAGGAGATCTTGGAATTGTTAATGATGATGTCCAAGATTTTGGCAGTGATAGCTTTAGTCCCGCACCTGGGATTGAGACGGTTTGTGTTTTCCCCAAAAACCCTTCTAAGG TAGTGGCAGCTGGTGAGGAAAGTGAGCTGTTAGTTGGAATGAAAAATGATG GGGATTCAAGTTTGAATATCATTGCAATCCAAGCCAGCGTTCACCTTCCTTTTGATCACCGCTATTTGGTTCAAAATCTGTCTGTACAG GCTTTTAACAATGCTACAGTTCCACCTTCTGCTCAGGCCACTTTCCCATATATATTTGCTGTCAGCAAATTTATGCAG CCCGGAAGCTTTGATCTTGTTGGCACTATTGTTTATGAGATAGACCAGAACCCTTTTCAAAGTACATTCTACAATGGCACTATTGAAGTGACTGAGCTTGGTGGTCTTCTCAGTGTTGAATCCGTTTTCTTGTTTTGTCTTGGAATTGCCCTCCTTGGCCTTCTTGGATTCTGGATTCGTGGTCAGATACAAAATCTCTCAAAG AAAACTAAGAGAGCACCAAAtgcaaaggttgaagttggaacAGCAACAACAGATGCATCCACGGATGAGTGGCTTGAG GGAACTGCGTATACTCAATCGCTCTCCAACAagtcgaagaagaagaagtga